One Littorina saxatilis isolate snail1 linkage group LG10, US_GU_Lsax_2.0, whole genome shotgun sequence DNA window includes the following coding sequences:
- the LOC138978386 gene encoding neuronal acetylcholine receptor subunit alpha-5-like, producing the protein MTWNPNDYEELIKAIFIPQKKIWVPDLTVDQYVGDTSLKMGYDSLLLKVRTDGVVRWNPGLTLQTSCAVDIMYYPYDQQVCAWKIYPLISDTKQIKFDPPLGVDGVYGQDAEQNAEWEIVSVVNETCDFNVPSGMRTDTISCIKYSFTLQRRSVFLSLTLVTPTLLLALLSALVFSLPAESGEKVSLGVTLTLTFIFLLSILMDVLPGSSLQTSVFMVYLVGLCACSALSVVLTVLVLSLHHRPDSLPLTKPALFFVQCSAGRACVKKNGPVLRKTSVAPIVFVKECGEKGSAGKRAKGDEVVGNGRPEEVVERSGSAEMTWRDVAAACDYLFSRLLLMIIILATASFCVIMTWPE; encoded by the exons ATGACGTGGAACCCGAATGACTACGAGGAACTGATCAAGGCAATCTTCATCCCGCAGAAAAAGATCTGGGTCCCCGATCTCACAGTGGATCAGTACGTCGGTGACACCTCTCTCAAGATGG GTTACGACAGTCTGCTCCTGAAGGTGAGAACCGATGGTGTGGTCAGGTGGAACCCAGGTCTCACGCTGCAGACCTCCTGTGCCGTCGACATCATGTACTACCCCTATGACCAACAG GTGTGCGCGTGGAAAATCTACCCCTTGATAAGCGACACGAAACAGATCAAGTTCGACCCGCCGCTTGGGGTGGACGGGGTATACGGGCAGGACGCTGAGCAGAATGCAGAGTGGGAAATCGTCAGCGTTGTCAACGAAACATGCGACTTCAACGTCCCCAGTGGAATGCGCACGGACACCATTAGCTGCATCAAATACAG CTTCACGTTGCAGAGGAGGTCCGTGTTCCTGTCGCTGACGTTGGTGACGCCGACGTTGCTGCTGGCCTTGCTGTCCGCGCTGGTGTTCTCACTGCCCGCAGAGAGCGGCGAAAAGGTGTCCTTGGGCGTGACCTTGACGTTAACCTTCATCTTCCTCCTGTCCATCCTGATGGATGTGCTGCCCGGATCATCGCTGCAGACTTCCGTCTTCATGGTCTACCTGGTGGGACTCTGCGCATGCTCCGCGCTCTCCGTGGTACTCACCGTCCTGGTGCTCTCCCTTCACCACAGGCCCGATTCTCTCCCTTTGACCAAACCCGCACTTTTCTTTGTTCAATGTTCGGCCGGCAGAGCCTGCGTGAAAAAGAACGGTCCAGTATTGCGTAAAACGTCTGTCGCTCCTATTGTATTTGTAAAAGAATGCGGTGAAAAGGGTTCTGCAGGAAAGCGCGCCAAAGGGGATGAAGTTGTAGGTAATGGCCGACCGGAAGAGGTGGTTGAGAGGTCAGGGTCAGCGGAAATGACGTGGCGTGACGTAGCTGCTGCGTGCGACTATTTGTTTTCACGCCTGCTCCTGATGATTATCATCCTAGCCACTGCCAGCTTCTGTGTCATCATGACCTGGCCAGAGTGA